The nucleotide sequence TACAGCATACAGTGCAACCTTCCATTACGTAATAAGTCTTGTTTTATAGTGCGTTGATATTCAGCTGTTGAACACAACTCGTATTTGATCAGTGATGTTGGCAAACAGATGTGAGGAGAGTTGGAGTTTCACAGATCCTCCTGTGCTTTAGAGATAGTGTTTGAAAACCTTTAGGTAATGACACTTCTCTATAAAGACAATATTGTATTTTGTAACTTTCAACCCGATCTTGACCCTGTTTTCtattcactgttttttttttttcctcaggcaAGTTTGAGCCACCAATATTCCACCCAAATGTTTACCCCTCAggcactgtgtgtctgtccatcCTGGAGGAGGACAAAGACTGGAGGCCAGCCATCACCATCAAACAGGTTTGAACTCCTGTTTTCTTCCTACCCATTTGTTATTGCACAGTCCAGTAAATGTATGTCAATTactttgtttgtatgtttgaaaAGTACCACACTGACTGGACTGTGACTGGAGAAGTGTTGACTGTGTTTTCAGATCCTGTTGGGGATTCAGGAGCTGCTGAATGAGCCTAACATTCAAGACCCAGCACAAGCAGAAGCTTACACGATTTACTGGTAAGTGTATCTGCCCTGACCTGCAGCTGAAGcctgttttaattttatttggtAATATCAAAacaactgtaaaatgtttttgaaccctcagctcttttttttgtcatttccacatctgcagcttttttcagtttcatgtcCGTCATCAtgtagaaatgtcatcaacacgcccactcgctcgtAGTGACTTTGTTTTACTTGTGATGAGTCAGTTTTTCAGACACTTTACCAGGGAGCTGGCAGGAAAGGTTCCTGAAAATGTGCGGATCAACTTATGCGCTCTCACAAACAGTTCGTCCAGAAAATTTGAGGACAATTCAGTAGATGTATGAAAGTAGCTCTGGAGTTGAATCCCTATAAATGAACGTTAGCAGagtttaaaatgtctttatctgTCTTCTTTTTGTCTTCAGTCAGAACAGGATGGACTATGAGAAGCGGGTAAGGGCACAGGCCAAGAAGTTTGCCCCCACATAGAGAGGAGTGCTGGCCTCATCCTGCCAGAGCAGCCTGAGCTGAtggccacaaacaaacaggaggcAGGCGACAGCTGAAGGACCACTccaatattattatcatactATTATACAGAAGacagctttctttcttttgttctctctttctttcattctctttttctttcctacTCACTTTTAAACAACAATAGATCATACTTTTACCCACCTTGATGAAATATTTATGCGTTTTAATCCGTAGCTGATGATCCTGAACTCTAGATCTCTGCTGTCAACATGAACTTTACTATTTGTTACTTTTTGTATAATTCACATCCCCAGTTTTGTCCTCAGAGCTTCAGAGCTCTTTCATGCCTCCATTAATACATCAGTCATGGGACAGTGCTGTAGAATAAGGTCTTATTTAAAAAAGCCCTCATGGTGTAATGCGGAGTCCGTTCGGGTTGAGGAAGAGTGATTCCGTAActtttcagttattaatcaaACCCTGGGAATATAGCAGGTCGTGTTTTCATGAAAATGGGTTTAAACTGGCACAATGTCACAAATTCAGTGGACGTCAATCAATCATCATCCCTCCACTCATCCCATCACAGCAGATTTTCCGTTAAAGCGAGAACCATCAACATGAGGGTCAATCTCTCATTTGCATGTGGATTTCAAGCAAAGCAGTTGCAGTTATGTGAGCAGGAAGAGACGCTCTGTCCACCTCCGAGCAGGACGAGTCGTGTTTGAAAACTGGGACGTGTGGGTTCAGGGCTTTTCTTCCTCGGTCAGTCATCATTTTATTGCAGTGAAACAAGGGTTAAGATTCTTTTTGTGAATCCAACTGGGAGTGAAACTGTTTGTCAGTTACAGTGATGAACCGAGGTCACTTTGACCTCCAGTAAAATGAATTCGAATAGTCTCCCCGCGTGTTTCTTTTTGACTCTGTTCATTCAGTCGTTTAATCCTGCAAAGCTTACAAAATTAGTGTGAACATCATAAAATCCAGAAACAGGTCCATCTGCAGTCAGTGTGGCTGAAGGATCCTCATTTGAATGGcctctgaaatgaaaagcaaaagaaaGTGCACTTGGGAGTAAGTGAAGGCCTgagattgtttttctgttttttgccTCTGAATATATGAGTGCATGtacataatataaataatgacaaattgtggaagttatgttttatattgttttagccagttgacatttgtgtgtggtattagaacaaaaacacaataaatggcatcaaattgtgaaataaagttgaataaaagaacaaaacattgtCGTCGTTTTTTTCTCACCTCACCTCTGTTGCCTCGGTGTCTCTGCGCTTATTTCTTCTAACCAGCTGTTACTCTCAGGACAAGActagagacagagggaggtagAACATCGCGGCTCCACAGCTGTACGACCTCCCTCTGTCCACCAGACGAGCTTGTGTCCTGttttgaaacttttaaaaaatgcatcttTTTAAATTAGTGTTTGACTTAATGTTCATGAATTGCTTTATTTGATCTATTGTCTCTTGCGTTAACTTGCTAAAATGTTTGCtattttaattaagttttaagatttttatgttttatcctCATGTGATATGAATCCTTTTTATAGACCATGTATGAATAATTTAAAGGTACGTCGTGTGTTCGTCCTGTGATcgtttgtgtctttctttgaaAACCTTCTGGTTTTCACCGGTGCTAAAGAATATTTTTCTAAGTGAATTCCAAAGTCTCTGCTCAAAACAGTTGAAACTGTGAGATTTCAGTCTTTGCTGCTCTTAAAATGTTTCCTTGACATTGAGAAAACAATAGCATGGCACTGAATAACCTAAAACGAGTGGATGCATGCACAGAACATTTTTTCTGTGACCAAGATATTGCACAAGtattttcaaatgtcaaatttgttttatttaatttccccCCTTTCtcaattttttcttcttttttttctctctctgtttttctctgtccaGAGTTGAAACCTGATGTCGTGCTCTCGGGTCTCTCGCACGACATGCTTAAAAAATCTAACACCTTTAAGACCTTTTGTTTACATCCCCTGTGGTTTATTATCCCACTATGACACCAGTGGGTCAAAAACAAGTAGTGATGGCTCAGgtgagaaaagttttttttttctctctttttattttagcttAGATGTTAACGGTCCTTTTGTCAGTTATGATTTCCTCTAACCTCCGCTGTGCTGCAGATGAGGACAGTGGAAAGCCCCATGGTGGcacctctgtctctgcctcactATGCTGATCCGGGACCTGCGTCCTCCAGCCTTCACAACTATCACAGCTTGGGCCGCTGTCTCCGCACCAATGTAATTCTAGGTCTTTGCATCAGTGTCTAGCCTCTATTTACTCTCCCAGCTTCCTAAGCTTCTGCTGCTCTATGTTGGAAAAGGTTTTTAATTCCATTCCCTCGATTTGTAATCAGACCAAGTGTAGGAAATTAAAAAGCTTCCCCATGATCAGGCTGGATTTTGTAAAGTTTGTGTAAATGGCAGGGGCCTCATCATTTCTAATTATGTATTGTGGGATATCTTGAATcctaaacaaactaaattacaGCCAATGTGAGCTTTGATCTAATACTCCTCTGATGCCATGTGACCAATTATCAATATACTACTTTCAATATCTTGTTAGGCTAACATGACATTAACAATATTGTAGAGTCAGTATTCACACAGACAAGATGAGGGAGGTCATAAACAACGTCGTATTCTGCAGAATAATTCAAATATATGCTGTGTTGTTGGAGAGTGTTCCAAGAAGAGTCTGAGTCATGTCAGAGTCAAGTCTCCATTTCCATTAATGAGTCTGAGTCATCAAGGTTGAATTTGACGTAGGAGTGGTGAATGCAGGGAGCACAATTCTGTTGTTACTGCAGAATGTAGACTGgtacaaaacacaacatttagatgttagcatttagctcagaGTATTACTGTTTCTTCAGCCTCATTTTCTTATTAGTCTCTGTCCCATCTTTCATTCATCCTGCTGAACCTTCCTCCTCTAGGTGCTCCTGTCACCCGCCACCCTCTGACTGCCTGACCCACCGACCCCCATCTCGGGTACGGACACAGGACAGATGAGATGGGTGGGTGTATTTTGAATCTGttgttctgctgtgtttgttctgatcttgttttttaaggacatgttttcactgtgtgttgtggTTGCACATCTGCAGTGGACAGAGAGGAACATCATGAACCAGAAGCTCAGCAAGATACTGAGCGAAATGGAAAAAAGGGCCACCACAAAATGATGTCCTACTTCCTACCTCTagaccacaacacacactgcacccTGATAATTCACACCATCGGTTACTCTGGAAATGCAAAAGTGTGACTTGTACATGTTTCTCAGATGCTGCTTAACAATAAAGGATGATGTACTATCACCAGACAGAACATGACTATAGACTAGGTACTATATAATGAGTGTGCGTGCATGGATATAAATAGACATATATGAAAAGCcactttttaatgttgttttcaatCAACTCTCAGAGATGCTGCTTTCCAAGCTGAGAATTAAATATTGACGAGTCTTAACATAAATCACACAGTTCCCACTATAGAACTAAAACTATAGGAGCTGCACTGCGGATGCTCGCAGCAGCTGAAGGGTTATTTGTagttgtgtgtgatgtgtaaaGACATCAGAATGGAGGTGGTTTCAACAGAAACCactgaaactgtgtttttgtcacaAGTTGCTTCTTCTACTGTCAGGTCAGACCTACATAATGAGTCTGTAGCAGCAATGATAGAGTATAGAAAGGTTAAAGGACTCACACCATGATGATATATTACTTTTAATGCGTAATGTTCCACTGTAAAACCCTCTGTTAGGGTGCGTTGCTAAAATGAAGTGTACTCAAAATGTAGGAAACAAAGTTGTACTCtcacaagatccatgaagtGGTTTTGCTTTTACATGACTCATGGCTACATACTTGCAAATTCAACTGtacttgtgttgtgttcaatTTACCAAATCTtagtgataataatgataattttgCACTTGTTTATAGAACTTTTCAAACTTAAGCACAAATGCAAGTGGAAAAAAGAGTAGAAATGAAAATCAGAGGTCCATGAATAAAAGTGTAAGTATACTAGTGTTTTTCATCGCAAACTGTATttctttattaatatatatatttatgcatcTAAGtattagatttgttttgtttgtcgtTATGTGGATTTCTTCATTGGTTGAGTCAGTAAACAGAGAGCTGCTGTAGTGTCACGTTTTCTTGATTATTTTTAACAGACTAAAACTCCAgagttgaataaatgttttatttttgttattgagCTCCCGTTTATAAAGTATCTGAGAATCCTTTATTACTCTTCTCACCTCTACACCACTGAGCCCCCACCCTTCTCTTTGTGGTTTGCTGATGGGGACTTCTTGTAAACAACACTAAGCTCGTCCTCCCGCTTCAGCAGCCTCCCGCCACAGACATGGCGGACTTTGACCTTTTGACAAGTGCTGTATGGTCTTTAAACTTCTATACATCCTCCTCTGCACGCACCAACCCCCTGCTATGCTTGTTTCTCTCTTCAGAGCCGATGGCTGATACCTCGCAAACTGCAGGAACTAGTTGGTGGCAGAGTGTTGCGGGGTGCAGGGGGTGGCCTGTACCCACTCAGACACCTGAACTGAAATGTATGTTGTGTTGCAACAGGTTGTTGTATGGGTGAATGCATTGTGGTTTGCTGTTGCACAATAGCCTTTCATTGAAATATGAgactgtgataaacaccttTAGATACTAGAGCATAAGCCTCCCCTCCCTTACCAACCATCTGCAAAATGGCTCTTTTCTCCATTTAGAGTTTCTGTGGCATTTCAGTTTTGATTTGAAATCTACTGACAATGCAATAGTCTATATCTTATATGGAGAGAACAGCATGATGAGTAAAGCACACGACCCTCATGTAAGACCCTCCTCAGGCTCAGTGTTTTTGGTTGAACTTCATTATCTGGCTTTGCCTTTTTCTACAACCCTCTCCCCCATTATTTCTCAACAGAGACTGAACAAAGAGGGGAAATGGTATGTTTAATTCACCGAGCACAATATTTGTTGAACCAAGAGTGACTGAATGAATGGCTATTGTCACTGAGTAAGATAATAAACAGGGGTGCACTTAAGTTGTGTCTTTCACCACACATTCTAAAATGTTTCAATCTGGGCCAAGTTTTTAAACATTGGCTGCAAAGTTATCTAATCAGGCAGCTAGGACCCTGCATGAAAAGTCCACTTGATAATGATGTGGCCCTATGGGGCGAACAACAGGTATAACTGACCTCCACTGACACACATCAACAACAGAAAGCCTTTAAAACAATACACATAATGTTAAACTCTCAGGCTGAAGCTCAGCAGTCAGCACACTGGAggcctccctcctcatcctggCACAGGAGTTTTTAAAGAACCTCAATCCACTGGCCAGGTGAacctcattgatgactgattGGGTTATCAgggtggagctagaggagagacaagagacaaacAGGGACACGCACAGCCGTAGCACCACTACACATGCTTTTTTCACCAATAAAATACTTTTGGTAGACGTGTTGTGTCATGGCTGCTGGTGGAGGTTATCTGCTGGACTGATTCCAAAAGTTCTGACCTCTGTAAAAATCTGACTATCCTCCCTGTTGCACAGAGAAAAATATTCTTTGTGCAATAGGGAGGATAGTCAGAATAACCTTCATCCTAAATTAGTCTGAggctgaaagttttttttgtggACCTTTAAATGAAGAGCTGACTTCTGCTCTCGCCCCTCTTTCCTCCATAGGATGCACTGAGAGTATACATGTCTGCAGTGGTTGTGGCTGTTACAGCAGTGGTTTTGATGCTGTACaacttttttcttgtgtgtaAATAACCCCATGGTGCTACATCTGGCTTTTGCCTCTTTAATCCTCTGAATCTTCAGTttcagcagagttttattggcATAAACTTACCTTCACGGGACAACGTGtaggttttttttatatacactTTACATCTGATTGAAACAGGATGTGGTGCTGCTGCTTTGAATTTCTTGTTTTCAGTACAATTATAATGTTTAAAGCCATGATGGTGCTGCTGGTCATAATAAGAAGGGTGCGGCTGTGTGGTACAATCTACAAATAGATAAGGCACAACAAGGAGTTAAAGCTGAGAACAATTCCAAGAATCCAGAAAAACACCagagatttaaaacaaatatttaaaataggGAACATATGAGTGCAGTTGTATGACAGATTTTAACTCATtccatttaaaaatgtgctCATTATACCTGAAACCAGCCTCATTAGTGGAGTTTTATTAATGAATAACATGTAACTGTGAGGAATTTTGTCCTTTGTGATAAAAGACGTAGATAAAGTTCAAATAGACTCACCTTAgcctgtcctctctct is from Paralichthys olivaceus isolate ysfri-2021 chromosome 5, ASM2471397v2, whole genome shotgun sequence and encodes:
- the LOC109642002 gene encoding SUMO-conjugating enzyme UBC9-like, which produces MSGIALSRLSQERKAWRKDHPFGFVAVPTKNPDGTMNLMNWECAIPGKKGTLWEGGLYKLRMLFKDDYPSSPPKCKFEPPIFHPNVYPSGTVCLSILEEDKDWRPAITIKQILLGIQELLNEPNIQDPAQAEAYTIYCQNRMDYEKRVRAQAKKFAPT